The genomic stretch gaaatagacaataaaataaaataaaataaagtacacaATGCTGGTCCtcatttcagagtaaatacataAACTATTTAAGGAagttcatattaattttattatttataatatttctttattgttagaattaatattagtaatatatttttatacactttggacttttttcatctaaaaattcataaaatatatacattttccGCTGATGGAATTTCACTGAAAATCCTCGAAGAAGCATAGATCTGCGAgtcatttttcccattaatcTCATAAAATCCTGCGAAATAGTGAAGCCGCAAAAGGTGAAGAGCAAAgtggcgagggattactgtacaTGAAAAAGCACCAGGATCATTTCAGAACCTATTCAGTCAAAAAGGCATTATAATTTGAAACAATTCCACTTCTCCAGACTCTAGAAACCCACTACCCtccaaaattttttaagttaGTCAATTCCATAACAAAACGCTCTCGGTGCtatcacaaaaataatgaccGAGAATACAAGCGTACCCAGACGCTGCAGCAAGTGGGAAGACAAACTGGAAATTGTCCAAGATATGAAAGACATCAAACAAAgtgtatcaaaaataaataccagTGCAGAATCGCTTGTGCTGTTTCAGTATGTGGGCTATTAGCAGTGCATGTACCTTCTGTGGCAAAGTAAGGGAAACAATTTGCCACATAATGTATAAATGTGCcaagtatgtgtttatatatatataccgtaAACGTATATAAAATGTGCGTGTGCATTTGAGACTGTATATCAGTGCTGACCaattatgtatacatgtattaatGCCTGAAACAGCGAAAATGCTTTGTCAAACAGGTAACATTTGACGTATTTAAATTAAAGTGGTACAACAGCATGTGATGTGCAATTTATACGTGTAATATAAAACACAatggagagggaaagagagaggcaAACTTGCGTGAAGAAGAGTAATGCCTTCACCGAGAAAGTGTGGTGGTCCTGAAAAGGACCTGTGACGAATATTAGCAGTCAGGGGTGAGAGGCAGGCAGGCAAATAAGTTGAAGTTTATTTGCTGCTGGTGTACTTGGTGACGGCCTTGGTGCCCTCGGACACGGCGTGTTTGGCCAGCTCACCTGGCAGCAAGAGGCGCACAGCCGTCTGGATCTCGCGGCTGGTGATGGTAGAGCGCTTGTTGTAGTGAGCCAGGCGGGAAGCTTCGGCGGCGATTCTTTCGAAGATGTCGTTGACGAAGCTGTTCATGATGGACATGGCCTTGCTGCTGATGCCTGTGTCGGGGTGCACCTGCTTCAACACCTTGTAGATGTAGATGGCATAGCTTTCCTTTcgcttcctcttctttttcttatctccGGAGCGAACGGCTTTGGCCTTACCGGCTTTCTTCGCGCCTTTGGAACTGACTTTAGGAGCCATAGTGCGTTGTACTGTAACGAGGCAGTGAATGAATGCTGTGCGCGGGTCGTCTGGTCCTTATATTGTGCGGCGGTGGGTGAAAGCGCAAGGACGGCGCGGCTGTATCGGAAAGTCGCTCACATGCGCCGCCTGAGCGTTGGTGAATAAGACATTGCAAGAGTGAATTGgatggaaagaaacaaaaacaaaccatcaaacaaacaaaaacctaaaaccTGTTACACGTGCAGATGTGTAAATAGATGTTggtttgtgtcttgtttgtgaATAGTAGTatattattttctactttttaaaatgaatgatGATCGAAGTGTTTAAAATACGCATTAAGTATAGTGCAAACAAACTATGATTACTTGTCACTGAGCTGTAGAAATAGGGCATTAAGCCGTCGTATGTATGTCAATTTTCACTTTCATTGCAACTTTTCAAAAGTGCATCCACACGTACGCTGTTGTCGAAGCGTTCTCATGGATggatgtgtgatgtgttgtcAGTCGTTCAACATGCGAAGTCGCGTTTGCCGTTTACACGAATGACAAACAACAGCTATAAGGCTAACATGCATCTCGTCGTTTTGATTTtaggttgttgttttgtttctaaagATGATTAGAGATTTTGGCAAATCTTCATGTAGCTTTCGCTTTTATATAGTTATTTGACTTTTAAGACCATTTGCAACCGGGCTGTGTAAACTTGTGACAAGGGAACATATTCTGTAATTTCAGGAAATGGCTGTAGCAAAGGGATCAGCATAGGCAGCAGGAGAGatgaactaaaataaaatcaactagAATGAAAGTGCTCAATACAAAGAAGGGAAGAGCGCATATCGTGGGTGAGTTTTAGTTTACTAATTGCAAGCTTTGCGCTCTCAGCTGACATTTGTGTACCACGACGATTGCAATATTGCGCTGTGTCCGATGGCCAGCTTTTCACTTTTACACagaatgtctttctttctttaaaaaaaaaaaaaaagcagttcgtatcttttcttttttctgtgtgtctgtctctttcaggcacacgaacacgcacaAGGACGCAGTACGGTGGAAAATGCAGGTTACATTGCTTGCTTGGTGGCCAAAGCGCCTAAAGTACGTTAAATTTGATTGGTGGATCGGAAACGTGCGCGCTTTGTAAAGCTGTTCTAGCAGGTCCGCGTGGCGGCGGTATATAGCGCGGCTGGCTACTATTTGCGTTAGCACTTGCCTGCGTCGTTCATCGATAGCACTAGGAACAAACATGTCTGGTCGTGGTAAAGGTGGAAAGGGTTTGGGCAAAGGAGGCGCCAAGCGTCACCGCAAAGTTCTGCGTGACAACATCCAGGGTATCACCAAGCCTGCCATTCGTCGTCTTGCACGCCGTGGTGGTGTCAAACGTATTTCTGGTCTCATCTACGAGGAGACTCGTGGTGTTCTCAAGGTCTTCCTGGAGAATGTCATCCGTGACGCCGTCACCTACACCGAGCATGCCAAGAGAAAGACCGTCACCGCCATGGATGTTGTCTACGCCTTGAAACGCCAGGGTCGCACTCTGTATGGCTTTGGTGGTTAGGCGCTTCTTCACCTGCTTGCTCGCTCGCCCAACTGCTTGCAATTCTGTAGGCTCTTTTCAGAGCCCCCTCATAATCCAGATGACAGGTATTATTCTCTCCACCACGAGTTTGCTCTTCGTCTACCAGTAACACTGTTACTTTATTACTCGTCGTTGTTATGAATGTCAGTGTCACGTATGTCCACCCATCAGTCCCATTCATACATTTCTTCTACTGCCCTTAAGGCTCTTTATTTGTGTGGACATTTCGTTCGTCAAAGCATGCCCGCGCAATCGATCTCGCACCGCACTCCACTccatttactatttttttcctCGGGGTGGAGAATTTTTTTACACCAAGAGAAGCGCAAACTTACACAAACAGACGTAATAAAGTTATTTACCACGCTTACAACTCGACATGTCCGCTCAAACAAGCTTCTCATTCAGGCGTCCTTTTATTTCACTCACATTTACCATCCATGCAGACATTACAGTCATCCTACCTTGACACATATATTATCATGCAAGGCAAACAATTCGTGGTTCAACTAACTTGCACCACCACATaaaccttaaagaaaaaaaaaagtcgttatGAGTAATCATTAGGTCAAACCTCAGTGTTATTTAAGCGTGCTACATGCTCTTCCTTCCTCGCCTCGTTCGTGCTCTTGTCTTCCGTTTTACTTGTTTCgttaacattttctgaaagtataaggtgaccagacgtcccgctttaggcgggacagtcccgcttttgacctcgtgtcccgcctgaatatcgggcgggacgcccaatgtccctctttctggctttctggcaagtccatcaaatgtcccgattgtctttaaaaatcacttttatcggcgttttttgacggtgacgacaccatcatcggcacgtgtcccgctttcgcccccgaaacgtctggtcaccttagaaaGTATTATTTCCGTTCCTCCCTTGTTGATGTATACCATTGCAGTACGCGTAAtgactactgctactactattACGGTGGATAATGTGGCTTTTATCGTTTACATCAATACTCGATCTCCATTACTACTATTTTCACGCACGTGTTGTAACTGACCCAAATTACTGAAGTGAGCCGTGGTGAGGTAATAGGGGAGTGAGGTGGCGCACATTACGTACCTAGGtagctgaaaataatgaccatTATGGTCAAGAGGCTCGTCCATTCGTCGCAGCCCGCCTATACAAGAAATAGATGCACGACTAAAAGAAAGTTTCGAACGTACAACTGACAAAAACGCCATTCTTTCATTCCCCCAAACCAAACactgcatgcatgcatgaaaaatatAGACAAACTGAAACATGTACGTGCGACAGCGCACTGGGGCAGGCACGCGCTCACTAAACATATGACAAAGCATCATTGCATTAGTACAATGAAAACATCAGCAGCATGACAGtcatgcttttgttgttgtttggggaAAGTGGTTATTAGTAGTAATGCGCATACAAGCTAAAGGGTTGAAATGTTGACTAGTGCTGACGGCTTTCGCCTCGTAGATGTTACCACCATTCAGCAACTCGGGCTCCCTCCCATCCACTTCTCGCGGCTCCTTGGCTTTTCATTTGAGGCAACCAATCGCATGCTGCCTTAATGACAACACGCTTCTTTTCGAGTTGCCGATTGGCGGACCAATCACACGCTGGTGAAGACCTTAAAAGCGCGTGAGTGTACCTGCGGCAAGCTAATTTACTCGCTGACTTTCAAGTTTGCTGGTCTCGTCGAGTAGATTTTGAACGCAAGACATTTGCAATGGCACGTACCAAGCAAACCGCTCGTAAATCCACCGGAGGCAAGGCGCCTCGCAAACAGCTGGCCACCAAGGCCGCCCGCAAAAGCGCCCCAGCTACCGGAGGTGTGAAGAAGCCCCATCGTTACAGGCCAGGCACTGTCGCTCTTCGTGAAATTCGTCGTTACCAGAAGAGCACAGAGCTGCTGATCCGCAAACTGCCCTTCCAGCGTCTGGTGCGCGAGATTGCACAGGACTTCAAGACCGATCTGCGTTTCCAGAGCTCTGCCGTCATGGCTCTGCAGGAGGCTAGCGAGGCTTACCTGGTGGGTCTGTTTGAGGACACCAACCTGTGCGCCATTCACGCCAAGCGTGTCACCATCATGCCCAAGGACATCCAGCTGGCCCGCCGTATCCGCGGTGAGCGCGCATAAACCaacggctgctgctgctgctgctgtgcgTTAGCCAACTCGCACGTCAACACCAAACTCCTCTAGGCTCTTTTCAGAGCCACCCACGTATTTCAGATGAATCGTCAACTTCTCTCACGCGAAGTTTGCtatcttttgttattgttgtacgAGGTTCCTTACTTTTGTTCATCAATGTGTGGTGCGCACGTTTTCGTTCTTTCAGCGTCTGCTGGTTAAGTTACAATGTTCACAACACCACTGTTAATCATTGATGGGCAAGtcatgaggaaaaaaaaagataaggtGCTTGCGAGAGACGGAAAAACTGGtcaaggggagagagaaagcaaaaggGCTGCTGGGCTaaatagcaaacaaaagagtgtttatgattattgttgttactaAACGTTGAATAGTAACAATAATGTCGTAATGTATATAAAGAGAGCCTACCCACGCTCGTAAGGAGcgtgctcttagcgcttgagacaTATTCACGAGATTCAAAGGAACGGAATGATAAACAACAGAAGATGCAAAGAGAAATCAGGTTACGTGCTGCAAGCGGGTTGGCAGTACCTAGAGTCATAGAGACCTTCAGTGACGGGGGGCTATATTGTTGTTGGCTCACTACTTGAAAAAGAGTAAGGTTGGGCGTGTGTGCTTTTGGTAATGCAGCGAGAGAATACTTGTCAAGATGGCACTAACAAGGAAAGGAGGAAGTAGCCACCGAGCAATAATTGAAGATAAATGAGATGGTGAAATAGACCTGAACAAACACAAGTACGTACGTCAAAAATATGAGAAGCAAAACCAGagtaaatacatattaaaataaagcacacaataAGTGAGAAGCTAACTTGCGTGAAGAAGCGTAATGTCTTCACCGAGAAAGTGTGGTGGTCCTGAAAAGGACCTGTGACGAGGATTAGCAGTCAGGGGTGAGAGGCAGGCAGGCAAATAAGTTGAAGTTTATTTGCTGCTGGTGTACTTGGTGACGGCCTTGGTGCCCTCGGACACGGCGTGCTTGGCCAGCTCACCTGGCAGCAAGAGGCGCACAGCCGTCTGGATCTCGCGGCTGGTGATGGTAGAGCGCTTGTTGTAGTGAGCCAGGCGGGAAGCTTCGGCGGCGATTCTTTCGAAGATGTCGTTGACGAAGCTGTTCATGATGGACATGGCCTTGCTGCTGATGCCAGTGTCCGGGTGCACCTGCTTTAACACCTTGTAGATGTAGATGGCATAGCTTTCCTTTcgcttcctcttctttttcttatctccGGAGCGAACGGCTTTGGCCTTGCCGGCTTTCTTCGCGCCTTTGGAACTGACTTTAGGAGCCATAGTGCGTTGTATCTGTAGCGAGGCAGTGAATGAATGCAGCGCGCGGGTCGTCTGGCCCTTATATTGTGCGGCGGTGGGTGAAAGCGCAAGGACGGCGCGGCTGTATCGGAAAGTCGCACACATGCGCCGCCTGAGCGTTGGTATATAAGGCGAAAAAAAACCCGCCCGCCGGCATTCGCAACCAGTGTTGTAACGCTCGATTGCACTCGTTTCTCACAAATCAACTGACGCTCGCATCATGTCTGGCCGTGGCAAGGGAGGCAAAGTGAAGGGAAAGAGCAAGAGTCGCTCTTCTCGCGCCGGTCTACAGTTCCCTGTGGGACGCATCCATCGTCTGCTTCGCAAAGGCAACTATGCCGAGCGCGTGGGTGCAGGAGCTCCCGTGTACCTGGCTGCCGTGCTGGAGTACCTGGCTGCTGAGGTGTTGGAGTTGGCTGGCAACGCCGCTCGCGACAACAAGAAGACGAGAATCATCCCCCGTCACCTGCAGCTGGCCATCCGCAACGACGAGGAGTTGAACAAGCTTCTGTCCGGCGTCACCATCGCGCAAGGTGGTGTGCTGCCCAACATCCAGGCCGTCCTCCTCCCCAAGAAAACCCAGAAGCCGCCAAGCGGTGGCAAATAGGTTGCTACTACTCGTCACAACTTATCCCAGCAACTTAGCATCCTGCCTACTAATGGTCCTTTTCAGGACCTCCACTTTTTCCTGGTGTTTggcaattctcttctccacacgGCAGTTTGCTcctcttttgctttcttttttccgtCATGAATATTGAGCAGAATTAATCGAGACggttgtgtttgtatgtgtgtgtacagtaAACTCCACCAGCGGTAAGGTAGCTTCAGATAGTCCACGATCTATACAAATTTCCGTTTGTACGTCTTCTGTCTAAAACTACTGTGGTTTTGTGCCTTCCTAAAACTGTACAAGTATTTTTatgtacaaagaaaatgttgccaGGTTACGGAAAAATGTTTCTCATAGGCAATGAATCAGGTTTTACTTTGTCAAGCACATTGCAGGCGGATACTGTGTATGCATTAGGGTCCATCATATTGATTAGAGCAGCAGCAATTTCTAGGAAGTGGCTTTTAGCCAGACAAATGGTGTTTTCTTTCTGGTCTATGTTAATGCCTGTGTTACTGTGTGCTGCACTGTGACAAGGTAAATGTTTTGTGGCATATTGCAGTCCCCAAGCAATGATGCACTCACAATtatattcaatttaaaaaaatggactcTGGAGTGGTCTCTATAACATTTGTTCTTTGTACCATAGATGGGATTTATACATACAGTAATCCTTTATACATACAGTAATCCTTTGTTTATCACGAGATATGCATTCCAGAACCATCCGTGATAACCCAAAATCCGCAATTATTTTTAGTGAACTCATGAAgacaatagttttaaaaaactgtaaaagctctacttttaaatgtgtgcataatatatatataactgatcttaattttatatatatatatgtgtaactactactgattaaaaaaaaatctagaagtCTGATGGGGCAAAATGTTTGAGGGACACTGCACTATATTCACATGTATGTATTGTATACCTTTTCCTCCTGCATCCCCACATACCTGAACAAAAATGAGGGTTGAGACATTGATAGTTTATATTAGTTAACAATCAGTAGATACACAAGAAATTGAATAATTCTGTAAAATAGTTACAGGTCACATTAGTCTCATTATGAGCTTTTACCAAGAATATATCACTTTTCGTGCAAGACAGTACTGACCATTTGAAGCATGTTCGGCCGCCAAACAAGTGATTTTTGCCACCATGACCGTTGAAGTAAATTGTAAATTCTTCACATTAGAGTTCCAGTTGTTGATTGAGAAATACCCTAAACTTGAATGTCTCAACAACTAAAGATAAAGTATACAACAATACACAGAtgtaattttcaaatttatttttatattttgtttggaaTAAAAGTTTTGTGTTCTTACAATTAATAAGCTgcacaaagattaaaaaaaaagattgagtcAGAAACACACCAAAGAATAAATACAcgtatttaaaagaaaatgtatgatTCATTTTTAAGGATTATATATCATaacatgaaaatttattaaaaatacttcaGATCTGCATAGGATGAATACAGTTAAGACTCGGTCCATGGAAGATTTAGGAGAAGAAAATAGCCATGTGATTAGATAACTGGTGTCCAAAACACAGAGGTAAGCCAGTTTGATACCAGTGTAGCACATCAAGCTTCCCCAGTTGACCCATcatacctgactccatagaggttTGGGAATGTAAAGCAATGATGGGCATTGCTCTCATATAATGCTGGCTCTGAGAAAAGTAAAGtatctaacacctcactccccaatcTAAAATGGTTAGgggataataataatgcaaaatttgaaaagtgctcctaaggagtatgctcttagcacttaagaacaagaacgaaacatggatagcatacgagggacaggaaaacaaacaacatatgagctataacagataaacaactgtactaaatgaagaatacaatcaaatacagaaaacacaaggaggaaacaaataacaaaacaagagTTAAGAGCAATATGATATTGGAAAAGGAAGGGTGTAAAAAAGACTGGCATttaaaggttgttaggagtaatgtttacgaaagaggtgcgttttcagtgcacatttcaATAGTGGGGAtttggaaagggagagagttccattgtttcactgcacagtaactaaacatcctgtggccatatgttgtttggatgaaattgttttattgttttgggaTGACCTTACCcggttggttagttggtttaGTAgggaagtgcttccaccttgtaGCAATTTTGAACTATAGAGGGAGAGgtggggaggaaactggagtacctggagaaaacttCCAATGCtcagccctgtgaacaggtgtcacatacatagagtgtcccgagacaagatctgaaccctgagctcCTCACTGCAGTGATAACAAGCGAGtattttaaccactacactactgggTGACCCTATGACCTTAccattgttgttgatttttcttttttttgctgCTACATGTACTTGCTACCAGTGCCTAGTAGGCCTGTTCTGATATTAACATATTGCTTAAATACCTTTAGTAGCCAGTCAAAAAATCTATTTTAACATCTCTGGCAAGTCAGCCCCTTGGGCAAGCTGTGATGATTAAAATTtattggaaattaaaaaaattcttaccaTTTtagccatatatatatatagtggatGGAGTGATCAAATCTGAA from Pomacea canaliculata isolate SZHN2017 linkage group LG8, ASM307304v1, whole genome shotgun sequence encodes the following:
- the LOC112569969 gene encoding histone H2A, encoding MSGRGKGGKVKGKSKSRSSRAGLQFPVGRIHRLLRKGNYAERVGAGAPVYLAAVLEYLAAEVLELAGNAARDNKKTRIIPRHLQLAIRNDEELNKLLSGVTIAQGGVLPNIQAVLLPKKTQKPPSGGK
- the LOC112570447 gene encoding histone H3-like, with amino-acid sequence MSGRGKGGKGLGKGGAKRHRKVLRDNIQGITKPAIRRLARRGGVKRISGLIYEETRGVLKVFLENVIRDAVTYTEHAKRKTVTAMDVVYALKRQGRTLYGFGANLLADFQVCWSRRVDFERKTFAMARTKQTARKSTGGKAPRKQLATKAARKSAPATGGVKKPHRYRPGTVALREIRRYQKSTELLIRKLPFQRLVREIAQDFKTDLRFQSSAVMALQEASEAYLVGLFEDTNLCAIHAKRVTIMPKDIQLARRIRGERA
- the LOC112570651 gene encoding histone H2B, gonadal; translation: MAPKVSSKGAKKAGKAKAVRSGDKKKKRKRKESYAIYIYKVLKQVHPDTGISSKAMSIMNSFVNDIFERIAAEASRLAHYNKRSTITSREIQTAVRLLLPGELAKHAVSEGTKAVTKYTSSK
- the LOC112570847 gene encoding histone H2B, gonadal, translated to MAPKVSSKGAKKAGKAKAVRSGDKKKKRKRKESYAIYIYKVLKQVHPDTGISSKAMSIMNSFVNDIFERIAAEASRLAHYNKRSTITSREIQTAVRLLLPGELAKHAVSEGTKAVTKYTSSK